From Candidatus Gastranaerophilales bacterium, one genomic window encodes:
- the gcvPA gene encoding aminomethyl-transferring glycine dehydrogenase subunit GcvPA, which translates to MKNFVANPEAIKQQMLEEIGVSSVSDFFEKIPKEARLDGLDLPEGLNEPDTKNLVTLLAKQNNTDLLCFLGGGAYKRYVPACVSEISSRFEFNTAYTPYQPEISQGTLQVIYEFQSMICDLTGMDVSNASVYDAGNACAEAMLMASRITKKDKILVSEAINPEYINVIKTYAHAADIKLEFIPFKNFKTDFKGSEDKIISNDYAAVLAQSPNYFGEIEEMDLLQKIKENSKTLIVACVDLISLMALKKPSEYGADIVVGDIQSLGNPVCFGGPYAGVIATVDKNKRQLPGRIVGRTVDADGKQAFTLTLQAREQHIRREKATSNICSNQALVALNSTVYMSVMGKNGMSQVAYLSAKAAHSLAENLAKKGYKVLSKDFFNEFVLEVEDSDNYLKKLKEAGILGGLKLDDKKILVATTELNNQSQIDLYLENV; encoded by the coding sequence ATGAAAAATTTTGTCGCAAACCCTGAAGCAATTAAACAACAAATGCTTGAAGAAATAGGTGTATCATCTGTTTCCGATTTCTTTGAAAAAATACCAAAAGAAGCTAGACTCGATGGTTTAGACCTTCCTGAAGGATTGAATGAGCCGGATACGAAAAATCTTGTTACATTGCTCGCTAAGCAAAATAACACTGATTTGTTATGCTTTTTGGGTGGTGGTGCATACAAAAGATATGTTCCCGCTTGCGTTTCTGAGATATCTTCAAGATTTGAATTCAACACGGCTTACACCCCCTATCAGCCTGAAATTTCTCAAGGTACTTTGCAAGTTATTTATGAATTTCAATCTATGATTTGCGATTTGACAGGCATGGATGTTTCGAATGCTTCCGTGTATGATGCGGGAAATGCTTGTGCTGAAGCTATGTTGATGGCTTCTCGGATTACAAAAAAAGACAAAATATTAGTTTCTGAGGCGATAAATCCTGAGTATATTAATGTTATAAAAACATACGCTCACGCAGCTGATATAAAATTGGAATTTATACCGTTTAAAAATTTTAAAACCGATTTTAAAGGCAGCGAAGACAAGATAATCTCAAATGATTATGCGGCAGTTTTGGCTCAATCTCCTAATTATTTCGGAGAAATTGAGGAGATGGATTTGCTTCAAAAAATTAAAGAAAATTCAAAAACATTGATAGTAGCTTGCGTTGATTTGATTAGTCTTATGGCACTAAAAAAACCATCTGAATACGGTGCAGATATTGTGGTAGGCGATATTCAATCGTTAGGCAATCCAGTTTGCTTTGGCGGTCCATATGCAGGTGTAATTGCAACTGTTGACAAGAATAAAAGACAGCTTCCGGGAAGAATTGTCGGTAGAACAGTCGATGCAGATGGAAAACAAGCTTTTACGTTGACGTTGCAAGCTCGTGAGCAACATATCAGAAGAGAAAAAGCTACAAGTAATATTTGCTCAAACCAAGCACTTGTCGCATTAAATTCTACTGTTTATATGTCTGTAATGGGGAAAAACGGAATGAGTCAAGTTGCTTACTTGAGTGCAAAAGCTGCTCATTCTTTAGCTGAAAACCTTGCTAAAAAAGGATATAAAGTTTTGTCTAAAGATTTCTTTAATGAATTTGTATTAGAGGTTGAAGATTCTGATAATTACTTGAAAAAGCTTAAAGAGGCAGGTATCTTAGGCGGTCTAAAACTAGACGATAAAAAAATATTAGTTGCGACTACTGAACTTAATAACCAATCTCAAATTGACTTATATTTGGAAAATGTATAA
- the gcvH gene encoding glycine cleavage system protein GcvH codes for MNIPEGILCTKSHEYVVEKDGIYTVGLTDFAVEQLGDIVFIELPDVDSTFHKGEVFGTIESVKAASEIYMPISGKIVEINETLLDSPELLNDDAYEKGWLIKIEADDFHADSVDLMEYEDYKEEVAN; via the coding sequence ATGAACATACCAGAAGGTATTTTATGCACAAAAAGTCACGAATATGTAGTTGAAAAAGACGGAATTTATACTGTAGGATTGACAGATTTTGCCGTGGAACAATTAGGAGATATAGTTTTTATAGAGCTTCCTGATGTTGATTCTACATTTCATAAGGGAGAAGTTTTCGGAACTATTGAATCTGTTAAAGCTGCCTCTGAGATTTATATGCCTATTTCAGGCAAAATCGTAGAAATTAACGAAACTCTATTGGATAGCCCTGAATTGTTAAATGATGATGCTTATGAAAAAGGCTGGTTAATTAAAATTGAAGCAGATGATTTCCACGCAGATTCAGTGGATTTGATGGAGTATGAAGATTATAAGGAAGAAGTCGCTAACTAA
- the gcvT gene encoding glycine cleavage system aminomethyltransferase GcvT, with protein MDKKTFLHEEQLKLGAKMVSFAGWEMPVQYTSIIEEHNTVRNNVGIFDVSHMGELFVTGSDALPYLQKLVPQNVAKLTDEKAIYCQLINKEGCMIDDLIIYKLADSKYLIIVNAARIDEDLNWMVRNKLGFDVNIENQSHNYSLFALQGPKATDLMEKIGVRKNYQPAFFTIKAAELFNINVFVSRTGYTGEDGFEILVRNEVSAPLWNYLLEAGKEFGIKPIGLGARDTLRLEAALHLYGNDMDETTTPIEACLNWSVSKTKTDDYNGKSVIFEQLKNGVKKKLIGFEMIDRAIARHEYEIYKDGEKIGHVTSGGFSPSLGKNIGLGYVSTDSGVKVDSVIQIMVRNKLYNAKVVKRPFVDKKNKVN; from the coding sequence ATGGATAAGAAAACTTTTTTACATGAAGAACAGTTAAAGCTTGGGGCTAAAATGGTTTCATTTGCCGGTTGGGAGATGCCTGTTCAATATACAAGCATAATTGAAGAACATAACACTGTCAGAAACAATGTTGGAATTTTTGATGTTTCTCATATGGGTGAGCTTTTTGTGACCGGCTCTGACGCACTTCCTTATTTGCAAAAACTTGTTCCTCAAAATGTTGCCAAGTTAACTGATGAAAAAGCTATATATTGCCAATTGATAAACAAAGAAGGTTGCATGATTGATGACCTTATTATTTATAAATTGGCTGATTCGAAATATTTAATTATTGTCAATGCGGCTAGGATTGACGAGGATTTGAACTGGATGGTTAGAAACAAACTCGGTTTTGATGTCAATATCGAAAACCAATCCCATAACTATTCCTTGTTTGCACTTCAAGGTCCTAAAGCTACTGATTTGATGGAAAAAATAGGGGTGCGAAAAAATTATCAACCTGCATTTTTTACAATAAAAGCAGCAGAGCTTTTTAATATAAATGTTTTTGTTTCAAGAACAGGTTATACAGGTGAAGACGGCTTTGAAATCCTTGTAAGAAATGAGGTTTCAGCTCCTTTGTGGAATTATTTACTAGAAGCAGGTAAAGAATTCGGTATAAAACCAATAGGACTTGGGGCTCGTGACACATTGAGATTAGAGGCTGCACTACATCTTTACGGAAACGACATGGATGAAACAACGACCCCTATTGAAGCTTGTTTAAATTGGTCTGTTTCAAAAACTAAAACCGACGATTATAACGGGAAATCGGTTATATTTGAGCAATTAAAAAACGGCGTTAAAAAGAAACTTATCGGGTTTGAGATGATAGATAGAGCAATAGCTCGTCACGAGTATGAAATATATAAAGACGGAGAAAAAATAGGACACGTTACAAGTGGCGGATTTTCCCCTTCTTTAGGTAAAAATATCGGATTGGGTTACGTTTCAACCGATTCAGGTGTAAAGGTTGATTCTGTAATACAAATCATGGTAAGAAATAAATTGTACAATGCAAAGGTCGTAAAAAGACCGTTCGTTGATAAAAAAAACAAGGTTAATTAA
- the rnhC gene encoding ribonuclease HIII, producing MSTFSEKISPINAEKVKQLLQMKEASFDAIQYSVWRAKTPLWQVTYYESGKILVQGKESDGIINEISAIMGKASLAENETAELDFPVYIGTDESGKGDFFGPLVVAGVQVNEKNKSLFKELGVKDSKKLDDIKIRKLAAHIRNNSVHSVVVMSPKKYNELYSKFKNLNKLLAWGHARAIENILEKSPCEYALSDKFGDESLILNALMKNGQKIKLEQRVRGESNIAVAAASIIARAEYVKRMDELSGKYSINLPKGASSKVLEQGKLFVSKNGKDSLNEVAKMHFKTATQVLS from the coding sequence ATGAGTACTTTTAGTGAAAAAATAAGCCCGATAAATGCAGAAAAAGTAAAACAACTTTTACAAATGAAAGAAGCTTCTTTTGATGCAATTCAATATTCTGTATGGCGAGCAAAAACTCCTCTTTGGCAGGTTACTTATTATGAAAGCGGAAAAATCCTTGTCCAAGGCAAAGAGTCTGATGGAATAATCAATGAAATCTCTGCGATTATGGGCAAAGCTTCTTTGGCTGAAAATGAAACGGCTGAGCTTGATTTTCCTGTATATATCGGAACTGACGAGTCCGGAAAGGGTGATTTCTTTGGACCGCTTGTGGTTGCAGGTGTTCAAGTTAATGAAAAAAATAAAAGCTTATTTAAAGAACTTGGAGTCAAAGACAGCAAAAAACTTGATGATATAAAAATCAGGAAATTAGCTGCCCATATCCGCAACAACTCTGTTCATTCGGTTGTTGTAATGAGCCCTAAAAAATATAATGAACTTTATTCTAAATTTAAAAACCTAAATAAATTATTGGCTTGGGGACATGCCAGAGCTATAGAAAATATTCTGGAAAAAAGCCCTTGCGAATATGCACTCTCTGACAAATTTGGTGATGAAAGTCTTATTTTAAATGCCTTGATGAAAAACGGACAAAAAATAAAATTGGAGCAAAGAGTCAGGGGTGAAAGCAATATAGCAGTTGCGGCGGCGTCTATTATCGCAAGAGCGGAGTATGTAAAGAGAATGGATGAGTTGAGCGGTAAATACTCGATAAATCTTCCTAAAGGTGCATCAAGTAAGGTTTTGGAGCAAGGCAAATTGTTTGTTTCTAAAAACGGAAAAGACTCACTTAATGAAGTTGCTAAAATGCATTTCAAAACTGCCACTCAAGTTCTTTCTTGA
- a CDS encoding DHH family phosphoesterase, producing the protein MQVNFNNSVNKLNQVQLKNTNTYKYHSKPIAPDTFEHKTQSLQNYDYEIFKKGNSIQLVSFKGLQDPTIVKNPSIRAGLGDSQNYQENIAQTQSIKRGEKLNIEVLPDEQCGYGKIEIQTKDGLILGHLPASVEKALGNTIVQNPDDFSITLYGTTPNTKKNAPNVLMDIEYKGENKPLVQQKLNTLLYKNSITPEQVLHRILDYKKVLYGDEIGTQKIKQTQKNIDTITQALENPKNQKILLIGHNKPDGDTIGSCFGLKGALDYMGKNQVDVAIDDVCAGFLRNVVDSDEIKKSPHFLESLNDGISKKTSTLLAKPKSVDTYGEIFALNKVQKYYNENIKTLNPNEKYDLAVFLDVPSPSKVSPDIKEYAKNAKNIIYIDHHPFQKNEWQKEKAKGGVNIDKVKSNDLFLSEHKVPANTMLVTIIVDKLFPNLTQKFRDSYYADDVSKSDREAIKKISVPLVVGTITDTSGFRRGINKDIEDEKLPPEKKTSFAPAGLSDWLLNLTNGEVTRRSLRKSMRYDLPNKDNFYFPQDFVDFYNTEKANNDSLNTAIPDVDSLFKNTSDEKYVKIAEDVANNTTVAKDIGLGIVKVHHNSMKKFLNEYDLDRPEINMRDIIGAYKYNPTMLALKYSSPDPKLQVDPKYANDKITAMIREEEMEGELNAGYQLSDKNSLGFSFRSQDGTNYAGILATLFGGGGHPSASGATLSLPNLTAESKLSVSINGTETKDYTTIYKALENNYEVNYTNAEKPSCKIELSISDNGDPISDIIENVTREIRQNQ; encoded by the coding sequence ATGCAAGTCAATTTTAATAATAGTGTAAATAAACTCAACCAAGTTCAATTAAAAAATACGAATACATACAAATACCATTCAAAACCAATTGCACCTGATACTTTTGAGCACAAAACTCAAAGTTTACAAAATTACGATTATGAAATTTTCAAAAAAGGAAATTCCATTCAGCTGGTATCGTTTAAAGGTTTACAAGACCCCACGATTGTTAAAAACCCATCTATCCGTGCAGGATTAGGAGATTCTCAAAATTATCAAGAGAATATAGCTCAAACGCAATCCATAAAAAGAGGCGAAAAACTCAATATTGAAGTTTTGCCCGATGAGCAATGCGGCTATGGAAAAATTGAAATTCAAACTAAAGACGGACTTATTTTAGGTCATCTTCCCGCCTCTGTTGAAAAGGCTCTCGGGAACACTATTGTTCAAAATCCTGATGACTTTTCAATAACTTTATACGGAACAACTCCCAATACCAAAAAAAATGCACCAAATGTCCTTATGGATATTGAATATAAAGGTGAAAATAAACCACTTGTTCAACAAAAATTAAATACCTTATTATACAAAAATTCAATCACTCCAGAGCAAGTTTTACATAGAATTTTAGACTACAAAAAAGTCTTATACGGGGATGAAATCGGTACTCAAAAAATTAAACAAACACAAAAAAATATAGATACGATTACGCAAGCTCTTGAAAACCCTAAAAATCAAAAAATATTATTAATCGGTCACAACAAACCGGATGGTGACACAATCGGTAGCTGTTTCGGATTAAAAGGAGCCCTCGACTACATGGGCAAAAACCAAGTTGATGTAGCGATAGATGATGTATGTGCAGGCTTTTTACGTAACGTCGTTGACTCCGATGAAATCAAAAAAAGCCCTCACTTTTTAGAATCTCTAAATGACGGAATCTCAAAAAAAACATCAACCTTGCTTGCCAAACCCAAATCAGTTGATACTTACGGTGAAATATTTGCATTAAACAAAGTCCAAAAATACTACAACGAAAATATAAAAACATTAAATCCAAACGAAAAATATGATCTTGCTGTCTTTTTAGATGTCCCCAGCCCATCAAAAGTCAGCCCCGACATAAAAGAATATGCAAAAAATGCCAAAAACATAATATATATAGATCACCACCCGTTTCAAAAAAATGAATGGCAAAAAGAAAAAGCAAAAGGTGGCGTAAATATTGATAAAGTAAAATCAAACGATTTGTTTTTATCAGAGCACAAAGTCCCTGCAAACACAATGCTTGTAACCATAATTGTTGATAAATTATTCCCAAATCTTACACAAAAATTTAGGGACTCATACTACGCAGATGATGTTTCAAAATCTGACAGAGAAGCTATAAAGAAAATATCAGTCCCTCTTGTTGTAGGCACAATAACAGACACTTCAGGTTTTAGAAGGGGGATAAATAAAGATATTGAAGACGAAAAACTACCTCCCGAAAAGAAAACGAGTTTTGCTCCAGCCGGGCTCTCTGACTGGCTCTTAAACCTCACAAACGGTGAAGTTACAAGAAGAAGCCTTAGAAAATCCATGCGATATGACCTTCCAAACAAAGATAATTTCTACTTTCCGCAAGATTTTGTAGACTTTTACAACACCGAAAAAGCCAACAACGACTCTCTTAACACAGCAATACCGGATGTTGATTCGTTATTTAAAAATACTTCAGATGAAAAATATGTAAAAATTGCAGAAGATGTTGCAAACAATACAACCGTAGCAAAAGATATTGGGCTTGGGATTGTGAAAGTTCACCATAATTCTATGAAGAAATTCTTGAATGAATACGACCTCGACCGCCCAGAAATAAACATGAGGGACATAATAGGTGCCTATAAATACAACCCCACAATGCTTGCACTCAAATACTCAAGTCCTGACCCAAAACTTCAAGTCGACCCGAAATATGCTAATGATAAAATAACAGCAATGATTCGTGAAGAAGAAATGGAAGGCGAACTAAATGCCGGCTATCAGCTCTCTGACAAGAATTCCCTAGGCTTTTCTTTCCGCTCTCAAGATGGGACAAATTACGCCGGAATTTTAGCAACTCTATTCGGTGGAGGCGGTCACCCATCTGCATCAGGTGCAACACTTTCTTTACCAAATTTAACTGCTGAATCAAAGCTCTCAGTTTCGATAAACGGCACTGAAACAAAAGATTATACCACAATATACAAAGCCTTAGAAAATAATTACGAGGTCAATTATACAAATGCCGAAAAACCTTCTTGCAAAATAGAGCTATCCATATCAGATAACGGTGACCCTATCTCTGATATAATTGAAAATGTCACTCGAGAGATTAGACAAAATCAATAA
- a CDS encoding MBL fold metallo-hydrolase produces the protein MILKIFNTGVFGVNTYVLIDEKSKEALIIDLGGDFEKINKYIKEQNANLKFILNTHGHFDHIMGDVDVQTDKIKVPVYMHKDDLDHAENISQTVKDLGFADEWKKITIDHFLDENSDIKLGNIPIKIFHTPGHTKGGVSYLIEDKVFVGDTLFNNSIGRTDFAYGDFNTLINSIKTKLMPLDNNITVYPGHGPSTTIGEERLHNPYLQ, from the coding sequence ATGATTTTAAAAATATTTAATACTGGCGTTTTTGGCGTTAATACTTACGTTTTGATTGATGAAAAATCAAAAGAAGCTCTCATTATTGACCTCGGAGGAGATTTTGAAAAAATAAATAAATACATCAAAGAGCAAAATGCAAACTTAAAATTCATACTAAACACCCACGGTCACTTTGACCACATAATGGGCGATGTTGACGTTCAAACAGATAAAATAAAAGTTCCTGTTTATATGCACAAAGATGACTTAGACCACGCAGAAAATATAAGCCAAACAGTAAAAGACCTCGGATTTGCAGACGAATGGAAAAAAATAACGATTGACCATTTCTTAGATGAAAATTCCGATATAAAACTAGGAAATATTCCGATAAAAATCTTTCATACCCCCGGACACACTAAAGGTGGTGTTTCATACCTTATTGAAGACAAAGTCTTTGTTGGCGACACCCTTTTTAACAACTCAATCGGTAGAACCGATTTTGCCTATGGTGACTTCAATACTCTCATCAACAGCATCAAAACAAAATTAATGCCACTTGATAACAACATAACCGTCTACCCCGGTCACGGTCCTTCTACAACTATTGGCGAAGAAAGATTACATAATCCCTATTTGCAATAA
- a CDS encoding sodium-translocating pyrophosphatase, translating to MHLTKFFSSMKSMWIMFFTMCFMTAPAFASEANLVVPNIAAANPFYYKLLLVGIGVSVLGLLWGLKAFLDVKKLKAFKAMADVGNTIFETCKTYLIQQGKFLLVLEVLIGICIAFYFGCLQHMGWHGVLIILGWSVIGILGSYGVAWFGIRMNTLANARTAFASLEGKPLNILNIPLKAGMSIGVLLVSVELIMMLTILLFIPGNLAGACFIGFAIGESLGASALRVAGGIFTKIADIGSDLMKIQFGIKEDDPRNPGVIADCTGDNAGDSIGPTADGFETYGVTGVALVSFILLGVLHPENQIMLLTWIFVMRFLMIITSVVAYGINNVVSNVFYGKNPKLDFEAPLTNLVWITSVLSICMTFGVSKYLLAPMGGNLWLVLSIIISCGTLGAALIPEFTKVFTSPKAKHTQEVVTASREGGASLTILSGIVSGNFSAFWIGAVIVFLMAIAYAASLYIPQDIMIYSSVFAFGLVAFGFLGMGPVTIAVDSYGPVTDNAQSVYELSLIEENPNAAEEIEKEYGFKPDFESAKQYLEENDGAGNTFKATSKPVLIGTAVVGATTMIFSLILVIKETLGIQPEAVLNLLNPYTLLGLLTGGAVIYWFSGASMQAVTTGAYSAVEYIKKHIKLGNEDEKSANLENSKEVVKICTQYAQKGMWNIFIALFSFALAFACLSAPLASNNHPVSFFISYLIAIAVFGLFQAVFMANAGGCWDNAKKIVEVDLKEKGTPLHDATVIGDTVGDPFKDTSSVAMNPIIKFTTLFGLLAMEISINESFRAFAPKVGIVLLVIALIFVWRTFYAMRIPTDKD from the coding sequence ATGCATCTAACAAAATTCTTTTCGTCTATGAAATCAATGTGGATTATGTTTTTCACAATGTGTTTCATGACTGCTCCTGCATTTGCGAGCGAGGCTAATCTTGTCGTTCCGAATATTGCAGCAGCAAACCCGTTCTACTACAAATTGCTACTTGTAGGCATCGGGGTCTCTGTTTTAGGCTTGCTTTGGGGGCTTAAAGCATTTTTAGACGTCAAAAAACTTAAAGCTTTTAAAGCAATGGCTGACGTCGGCAACACCATTTTTGAAACTTGTAAAACTTATCTTATACAACAAGGTAAATTCTTATTAGTTTTAGAAGTCTTAATCGGTATTTGTATAGCATTCTATTTCGGTTGCTTGCAACATATGGGCTGGCATGGTGTTCTTATCATCTTAGGTTGGTCTGTTATCGGTATCTTGGGCTCTTATGGAGTCGCTTGGTTCGGTATTAGAATGAATACTCTTGCTAATGCAAGAACTGCGTTTGCTTCTCTTGAAGGTAAACCTCTAAATATTTTAAATATTCCTTTAAAAGCCGGTATGAGCATCGGCGTATTACTTGTAAGTGTCGAATTAATTATGATGCTTACAATTTTATTATTTATCCCCGGAAACCTTGCAGGTGCTTGTTTTATTGGATTTGCAATCGGTGAATCCCTAGGTGCATCAGCATTACGTGTTGCAGGTGGTATTTTTACAAAAATAGCTGACATCGGCTCTGACCTTATGAAAATCCAATTCGGCATCAAAGAAGATGACCCGAGAAACCCCGGCGTAATAGCAGATTGCACAGGTGATAATGCTGGAGACTCTATCGGACCTACAGCTGACGGATTTGAAACATACGGCGTTACAGGTGTAGCCCTAGTTAGTTTCATTTTGTTAGGCGTTTTACATCCTGAAAATCAAATTATGCTTTTAACTTGGATTTTCGTAATGAGATTCTTAATGATTATTACCTCTGTTGTTGCCTATGGTATCAACAACGTAGTAAGCAACGTTTTCTATGGCAAAAATCCAAAACTTGACTTTGAAGCACCTTTAACTAACTTGGTTTGGATTACTTCAGTTCTTTCAATTTGCATGACATTCGGTGTTAGTAAATACTTATTAGCTCCAATGGGTGGAAATTTATGGCTTGTACTTTCAATTATCATCTCTTGCGGAACTTTAGGAGCAGCATTGATTCCTGAATTTACAAAAGTATTTACAAGCCCTAAAGCTAAACATACACAAGAAGTCGTTACTGCTTCAAGAGAAGGCGGAGCTTCTTTAACTATCCTTTCAGGAATAGTTTCTGGAAACTTCTCTGCATTCTGGATTGGTGCCGTAATCGTATTTTTAATGGCTATAGCTTACGCTGCAAGCCTCTATATTCCTCAGGACATAATGATTTATTCATCAGTATTTGCATTTGGTCTTGTTGCTTTCGGTTTCTTAGGAATGGGACCAGTGACTATTGCTGTTGACAGCTACGGACCTGTAACTGATAACGCTCAATCAGTTTATGAATTATCTTTGATTGAAGAAAATCCTAATGCAGCAGAAGAAATTGAAAAAGAATACGGTTTCAAACCTGACTTTGAAAGTGCTAAACAATATCTTGAAGAAAATGACGGTGCTGGTAACACCTTCAAAGCAACTTCAAAACCTGTATTAATAGGTACTGCGGTAGTTGGTGCTACAACAATGATTTTCTCTTTGATTTTGGTAATCAAAGAAACATTGGGTATCCAACCTGAAGCCGTCTTGAACCTATTAAATCCATATACTTTACTTGGATTATTAACAGGTGGTGCGGTTATTTACTGGTTCTCAGGAGCTTCTATGCAGGCAGTTACAACAGGTGCATATAGTGCTGTTGAATATATTAAAAAACATATTAAATTGGGCAATGAAGACGAAAAATCTGCAAATCTTGAAAACTCAAAAGAAGTTGTTAAAATTTGTACTCAATATGCTCAAAAAGGTATGTGGAATATATTCATCGCATTGTTCTCATTTGCATTGGCATTCGCTTGCTTGTCAGCACCTTTAGCATCAAATAATCACCCTGTTTCATTCTTCATAAGTTATTTGATTGCAATAGCTGTATTCGGCTTGTTCCAAGCTGTATTTATGGCAAACGCCGGCGGTTGCTGGGATAACGCAAAGAAAATCGTTGAAGTTGACCTTAAAGAAAAAGGTACACCATTGCATGATGCTACTGTCATTGGTGATACGGTAGGCGACCCATTTAAAGACACATCATCTGTAGCGATGAATCCGATTATCAAATTCACAACTTTGTTCGGACTTTTAGCTATGGAAATCTCAATTAACGAATCCTTCAGAGCTTTCGCTCCGAAAGTAGGTATCGTACTTTTGGTAATCGCTTTGATATTCGTATGGCGTACATTCTATGCAATGAGAATTCCGACAGATAAAGATTAA
- a CDS encoding pentapeptide repeat-containing protein, with the protein MHSKDELLEMILNNPDEYKTFKGTIGDEELDLSELDFSNSNIEGIDFSNADLSGSSFNESHLTEVTFNNCDLKSVDFTRSNVVESDFTDALLNGTDFSFAVVDYCNFTDADMAGAILVEADLTNSDLTSAENLMASRSDDSTVWPDSDLLPDDFDTSYSKDLSSLEDEDDVPVEEY; encoded by the coding sequence ATGCATTCAAAAGATGAATTGTTAGAAATGATTTTGAACAATCCCGATGAGTACAAGACATTTAAAGGTACAATCGGAGATGAAGAACTGGATTTGTCTGAGTTGGATTTTTCTAATTCTAATATCGAAGGAATAGATTTTTCTAATGCGGATTTGTCAGGCAGTTCTTTTAACGAAAGTCATTTAACTGAAGTAACTTTTAATAATTGTGATTTGAAATCTGTTGATTTTACTCGCTCAAATGTTGTTGAAAGTGATTTTACAGATGCTTTGTTGAACGGTACGGATTTTAGTTTTGCAGTCGTCGATTATTGTAATTTTACAGATGCTGATATGGCGGGGGCTATTTTAGTTGAAGCAGATTTGACTAATTCAGACTTAACAAGTGCTGAAAACTTAATGGCTTCAAGAAGCGATGACTCTACTGTTTGGCCTGATTCAGATTTGCTTCCTGATGATTTTGATACTTCTTATTCAAAAGATTTATCTTCCTTAGAAGATGAAGATGATGTCCCTGTTGAAGAATATTAA
- a CDS encoding response regulator transcription factor: protein MSSSIAKILIIDDNPKYMADALPMYGYEVEVATDGLKAMNKLAKNHTAYDLVLLDVMMPNMDGWDTLKAIRSNKKTEEIPVIMITAVNEEQKQISGLKFGADDYITKPFILPNLLARIEALLRRSSWQKNKNKNVDYSFSIEGDIEPLTAREKEVLKMVAKGASNATISEKLFVREVTVKTHLNSIFKKLKVSNRTQAVLLAMQMKIIDD, encoded by the coding sequence ATGTCCTCATCAATAGCAAAAATCTTAATAATAGATGATAATCCAAAATATATGGCTGATGCCCTACCGATGTACGGATACGAGGTAGAAGTTGCAACGGATGGCTTGAAAGCAATGAATAAGCTTGCTAAAAACCACACTGCATACGATTTGGTATTACTCGATGTGATGATGCCCAATATGGATGGTTGGGACACACTGAAAGCAATTCGCTCTAATAAAAAAACAGAAGAAATTCCCGTTATTATGATTACTGCTGTTAACGAAGAACAAAAACAAATATCAGGTCTGAAATTTGGTGCCGATGACTATATTACCAAACCTTTTATCTTGCCAAATCTGTTAGCAAGAATTGAAGCCCTGCTAAGACGTTCAAGTTGGCAAAAAAATAAAAACAAAAATGTAGACTACTCTTTTTCTATTGAAGGCGATATAGAACCATTGACAGCTCGCGAAAAAGAAGTCCTCAAAATGGTTGCTAAAGGTGCCAGTAATGCTACTATTTCTGAAAAATTATTTGTTAGAGAAGTTACTGTTAAAACACATTTGAATAGTATATTCAAAAAACTCAAAGTTTCTAATAGAACCCAAGCCGTATTGTTGGCAATGCAAATGAAAATAATTGATGATTAA